The following is a genomic window from Deltaproteobacteria bacterium.
AAGGTGAACACGGCCGGGGTCATCCCGCCGATCTTCGCGTCGTCGATCCTGCTCTTCCCGGCGACGATCGCGAATTTCATCAAGCACCCGGTGACCCAGTCGGTCTCCAACGCGCTGACGCCGGGCAGCGTCGCGTACGAAGTGCTCTACATGGCGTTCATCATCTTCTTCTGCTACTTCTACACGGCGGTCACCTTCAACCCGGTCGACGTCGCCGACAACATGAAGAAGTACGGAGGCTTCGTCCCCGGGATCCGGCCCGGGAAGAAGACGGCCGAATACATCGACAAGATCCTGACGCGGATCACCCTCGGCGGGGCGCTCTACATCGCCGCCATCTGCGTGCTTCCGAGCATCCTCATCGCCCGTTTCAACGTCCCGTTCTACTTCGGCGGGACCGGGCTCCTCATCGTCGTGGGCGTCGCGATGGACACGATCCAGCAGATCGAATCCCACC
Proteins encoded in this region:
- a CDS encoding preprotein translocase subunit SecY — protein: KVNTAGVIPPIFASSILLFPATIANFIKHPVTQSVSNALTPGSVAYEVLYMAFIIFFCYFYTAVTFNPVDVADNMKKYGGFVPGIRPGKKTAEYIDKILTRITLGGALYIAAICVLPSILIARFNVPFYFGGTGLLIVVGVAMDTIQQIESHLITRHYEGFLKKGQMKGRRG